Proteins encoded in a region of the Panicum hallii strain FIL2 chromosome 3, PHallii_v3.1, whole genome shotgun sequence genome:
- the LOC112885382 gene encoding putative F-box protein At3g58820, whose protein sequence is MRPLGKKAKSTAPSSPATTGIDVVPDGVLKHILGFLPSPEAVRMCVLARRWRHLRRHATGLRVSCLAGGEVGRAGSPSPKRIRDFVDRILLLRGHAPLETFELRFWCPSLQYLVIESCEMWDADKVSSESLKHWRMTSCIFSKDSSTVIHARSLVSLRLDGHLYRAPVLEIMPSFQEAFVRVIHENLDSGYSDDYSGACDDEDCYSCYGAVDGNYKCVLLEGLSEAENLALISESKASIYERDLKQCPTFSRLKTLLLNDRWCVAPAFPALTCILKHSPVLEKLTLHLFSKGPGHKMEMIGRYNPTDKTAAIPEHLKEVQVEWKWLMRKFTKFSSFFVHLTYSIVPYA, encoded by the exons ATGCGGCCTCTCGGTAAAAAGGCCAAGAGCACGGCGCcttcgtcgccggcgacgacTGGTATAGACGTTGTGCCGGACGGCGTCCTCAAGCACATCCTCGGCTTCCTGCCGTCGCCGGAGGCCGTGCGGATGTGCGTGCTAGCCCGGCGCTGGCGCCACCTTCGGCGTCACGCCACGGGCCTGCGCGTCTCgtgcctcgccggcggcgaggtgggccGCGCCGGCTCGCCGTCCCCGAAGCGGATCCGGGACTTCGTGGACCGCATCCTGCTCCTAAGAGGACACGCGCCCCTCGAGACGTTCGAGCTCAGGTTCT GGTGCCCATCTTTGCAGTATCTAGTGATCGAGTCCTGCGAGATGTGGGATGCTGATAAGGTCTCATCAGAGTCCCTGAAACACTGGCGTATGACAAGCTGCATTTTCAGCAAAGACTCCAGCACTGTTATTCATGCCCGAAGTCTTGTTTCACTGAGGCTGGATGGACATTTGTACAGAGCTCCTGTTCTCGAGATCATGCCGTCGTTTCAAGAGGCATTTGTTAGAGTCATCCATGAGAATTTGGACTCTGGGTATTCTGATGATTACTCTGGGGCTTGTGATGATGAGGACTGTTACTCTTGTTATGGTGCTGTAGATGGCAACTACAAGTGTGTGCTTCTGGAAGGTTTATCGGAAGCTGAGAATTTGGCACTGATATCTGAATCCAAAGCG TCTATTTATGAAAGGGATTTGAAACAGTGCCCTACATTCAGCAGGCTGAAGACTTTGTTACTCAATGACCGCTGGTGTGTGGCACCTGCCTTCCCTGCATTGACTTGCATTCTCAAGCATTCACCTGTTCTTGAGAAGCTCACTCTTCATCTTTTCTCCAAG GGACCTGGACATAAAATGGAAATGATAGGAAGGTACAATCCAACTGATAAAACAGCTGCGATACCAGAACACCTAAAGGAAGTTCAAGTCGAATGGAAGTGgttgatgagaaagttcacaaaGTTCTCAAGTTTCTTTGTACATTTAACATAT tcAATCGTGCCCTACGCCTAG
- the LOC112886490 gene encoding 40S ribosomal protein S7 codes for MYTARRKIQKDKGVEPTEFEDTVAQAFFDLENGNQELKSDLKDLYINGAVQMDVPGNRKTVIIHVPYRLQKSYKKIHVRLIRELEKKFSGKDVVLVATRRIVRPPKKGSAVVRPRSRTLTAVHDGILEDVVYPAEIVGKRVRYHLDGAKVMKVFLDPKERANTEYKLDTFSSIYRRLCGKEVVFDYPVAESA; via the exons ATGTATACGGCAAGGAGGAAGATCCAGAAGGACAAGGGTGTGGAGCCAACTGAGTTTGAGGACACAGTTGCCCAG GCGTTCTTTGACCTCGAGAATGGGAATCAGGAGCTTAAGAGTGACTTGAAGGACCTTTACATCAATGGAGCAGT GCAGATGGATGTGCCTGGCAACAGGAAGACTGTTATCATCCATGTTCCATACAGGCTACAAAAGTCTTACAAGAAGATTCATGTGAGGCTTATTCGGGAGCTTGAGAAGAAGTTCAGTGGGAAG GATGTTGTTCTGGTTGCAACTAGAAGAATTGTGCGCCCCCCAAAGAAGGGTTCAGCTGTTGTCCGTCCACGTAGCCGCACTCTTACCGCCGTTCATGATGGCATTTTGGAAGATGTTGTGTATCCAGCTGAGATTGTTGGGAAGCGTGTTAGGTACCACTTGGATGGTGCAAAAGTCATGAAG GTCTTCCTGGATCCAAAGGAGCGTGCCAACACTGAGTACAAGCTTGACACTTTCAGCTCTATCTACCGGAGGCTTTGTGGGAAGGAGGTTGTGTTTGACTACCCCGTGGCTGAGAGCGCTTGA
- the LOC112885383 gene encoding glutathione S-transferase T3-like encodes MLGRLSSIVVKELLNDQKVVVVRREATCLSAGPVCQMEYGQSGEEDLQELFHHNDGASSHGVPMDDVDIATAAQCNNMQKGKKRVVQKNVARRGFAFTKEEDAVLCSAYLNISKDAIVGVNQNMGAYWKRIYDYYSEHKPNGSIRSQIGLQKRWGAIQKAVSTFSACKSKVDRRNESGKNEYDRIEDAVKMYEQKEPFQFMHCWKILRYEAKWNDKLLEVNSTRNVRKEPAASEPVVTQGANDPVGDQGANDPLGQQGASDPLERPEGRDSAKRRRAKEESASSNAAVEVLQQIHQKNELTEVKQDAQMQEILSLKGDKMKLTQQMFDLHKHDIEVRNKYKEEQLNLTKQDIEVRAKQSEAQLLTTELGIMGADLDKLSPQVRSYYITMQQEIMKRRGIGTSQNSDGA; translated from the exons atgctcggccgcctatcctcCATCGTCGTCAAGGAactgctcaacgaccagaaggtcgtAGTAGTCCGCCGTGAGGCGACCTGCCTCTCCGCGGGCCCCGTCTGTCA AATGGAGTATGGTCAGTCAGGAGAGGAGGATTTACAAGAATTGTTTCACCACAATGATGGAGCCTCCTCACATGGTGTTCCAATGGATGATGTAGATATTGCTACTGCTGCACAG TGCAACAACATGCAAAAAGGGAAGAAACGAGTTGTGCAGAAAAATGTTGCTCGGAGGGGGTTTGCATTCACAAAGGAAGAGGACGCCGTTCTTTGTTCGGCCTACCTGAACATAAGTAAGGATGCTATTGTAGGTGTTAATCAAAACATGGGTGCCTACTGGAAGAGAATATATGATTATTATTCTGAGCACAAACCAAATGGCTCAATAAGAAGTCAGATTGGTTTACAAAAAAGATGGGGTGCCATACAGAAGGCTGTTTCTACATTTTCTGCATGCAAAAGTAAAGTGGATAGGAGAAACGAAAGTGGAAAGAATGAATATGATAGG ATTGAGGATGCTGTGAAGATGTATGAGCAAAAGGAACCATTTCAGTTTATGCATTGTTGGAAGATTCTTCGCTATGAGGCAAAATGGAACGATAAACTGCTGGAAGTGAACAGCACGCGAAATGTTCGTAAAGAACCTGCAGCATCCGAGCCAGTAGTTACACAAGGTGCAAATGATCCAGTAGGTGATCAAGGTGCAAATGATCCACTGGGTCAACAAGGTGCAAGTGATCCACTAGAGAGACCGGAGGGTCGTGATAGTGCAAAAAGAAGAAGGGCCAAGGAAGAATCTGCATCCTCAAATGCAGCTGTTGAAGTGTTGCAGCAGATTCATCAAAAGAATGAACTGACCGAAGTGAAGCAAGATGCCCAAATGCAAGAGATTTTAAGCTTGAAGGGGGACAAAATGAAGCTTACACAACAAATGTTTGATCTGCACAAGCATGACATTGAAGTCAGGAACAAGTACAAGGAGGAGCAGCTCAATCTTACTAAACAGGACATAGAAGTCCGGGCGAAACAAAGTGAGGCACAACTCCTCACTACAGAGCTTGGAATTATGGGAGCTGATTTAGATAAACTTTCTCCTCAAGTGAGGTCCTACTATATCACCATGCagcaggaaattatgaaacgTAGAGGCATTGGAACCTCTCAGAACTCCGATGGAGCATAG